A part of Lolium rigidum isolate FL_2022 unplaced genomic scaffold, APGP_CSIRO_Lrig_0.1 contig_61641_1, whole genome shotgun sequence genomic DNA contains:
- the LOC124681935 gene encoding cysteine-rich and transmembrane domain-containing protein WIH2-like: MSYQQQGNMAYPPQGQQQAYVAPPPPVGYPQQGDQQYPAAGGAAETTSRGHHHHHHNGGGFWRGCCAALCCCCLLDACF; the protein is encoded by the exons ATGAGCTACCAGCAGCAGGGAAACATGGCGTACCCTCCGCAGGGCCAGCAGCAGGCCTacgtcgcgccgccgccacccgtcgGCTACCCGCAGCAGGGTGACCAGCAGTACCCAGCtgccggaggcgccgccgagacCACCAgccgcggccaccaccaccaccaccacaacggCGGCGGATTCTGGAGAGGATG CTGCGCGGCGCTCTGCTGCTGTTGCCTCCTCGACGCCTGCTTCTGA